A genomic stretch from Achromobacter spanius includes:
- a CDS encoding methyl-accepting chemotaxis protein, with the protein MNNLKLGTRLAGGFGILLAMIIIMCLVGLVSLANINASVETVTQRSLIKERWISDWARNIQAGVTRTTAIAKSTDTSLAAFFTEEAAASTRNSSALQKQIEPLIHTPEETQLWQGIGKSRGDYLRTRDAIFKAKQSGDVDTVNRVFTGEFLPATRQFIDQITKLSALQRAEIDARAADIQSAYRTANFWMIVIGSVALVSGLLLAVLLTRGITRPLSDAVRVARTVAANDLSSTVVVKSRDEIGQLMQALASMNANLAGTVARIRTGVDSMASASGEIAAGNTDLSSRTEQQAASLEETAASMEQLSSTVKQNADSARQANQLAAAASDTASRGGATVSEVVSTMSAISSSSVKIADIVSVIDGIAFQTNILALNAAVEAARAGEQGKGFAVVAAEVRTLAQRSAQAAKEIKTLIEDTVQKISQGSISAERAGTTMQEIVSSVQRVTDIMGEIAAASAEQADGIEQVNRAVSQMDEVTQQNAALVEEAAAAAGSMQDQAADLTRAVSAFKLPGGGSVGRAPERIAIGHALATVGQ; encoded by the coding sequence ATGAATAATCTGAAACTTGGAACCCGCCTGGCGGGTGGATTCGGCATTTTGCTGGCCATGATCATCATCATGTGCCTGGTCGGGCTGGTCAGCCTGGCCAACATCAATGCATCGGTTGAAACGGTGACCCAGCGGTCACTGATCAAGGAACGCTGGATCAGCGACTGGGCCCGCAACATCCAGGCCGGTGTCACTCGCACCACCGCCATTGCAAAGAGCACCGACACCAGCCTGGCGGCGTTCTTCACCGAAGAAGCCGCCGCGTCCACGCGGAATTCTTCCGCGTTGCAAAAGCAGATCGAGCCGCTGATACACACTCCCGAAGAGACACAGTTGTGGCAAGGCATCGGCAAGTCCCGAGGCGACTATCTGCGCACGCGCGACGCCATCTTCAAGGCCAAGCAGAGCGGCGACGTGGACACGGTCAACCGGGTCTTCACCGGCGAATTCCTGCCGGCCACACGCCAGTTCATCGACCAGATCACCAAACTGTCTGCCTTGCAGCGCGCCGAGATCGATGCGCGGGCGGCCGATATCCAAAGCGCGTATCGCACGGCTAATTTCTGGATGATCGTCATTGGCTCGGTTGCCCTGGTCAGCGGCTTGCTGCTGGCCGTGCTGCTGACGCGCGGCATTACCCGCCCGCTGTCGGACGCCGTGCGCGTGGCGCGCACCGTTGCCGCCAATGACCTGAGCAGTACCGTTGTTGTGAAATCACGCGACGAGATCGGTCAGTTGATGCAGGCCCTGGCGTCCATGAACGCCAACCTGGCAGGCACCGTCGCGCGCATCCGGACCGGTGTGGACAGTATGGCGTCCGCGTCGGGCGAGATCGCGGCGGGTAACACCGACCTGTCCTCGCGCACCGAACAGCAGGCGGCGTCCCTGGAAGAAACCGCGGCATCCATGGAGCAACTGTCGTCCACCGTGAAGCAGAATGCCGACAGCGCGCGGCAGGCCAACCAGTTGGCGGCCGCCGCGTCGGACACCGCATCGCGCGGCGGCGCGACGGTGTCCGAGGTGGTCAGCACCATGAGCGCGATTTCGTCCAGCTCGGTCAAGATCGCCGATATCGTGTCGGTGATCGACGGCATTGCCTTCCAGACCAACATCCTGGCGTTGAACGCCGCGGTGGAAGCCGCGCGGGCGGGCGAGCAGGGCAAGGGTTTCGCGGTGGTGGCGGCCGAGGTCCGCACGCTGGCGCAACGCAGCGCGCAGGCCGCCAAGGAAATCAAGACGCTGATCGAAGACACGGTGCAAAAGATCAGTCAGGGCTCGATCAGCGCCGAGCGCGCCGGCACCACGATGCAGGAAATCGTCAGCTCGGTGCAGCGCGTGACCGACATCATGGGCGAAATCGCCGCGGCATCGGCCGAGCAGGCCGACGGCATCGAACAGGTCAACCGCGCGGTGTCGCAAATGGACGAGGTGACGCAGCAGAACGCGGCGCTGGTGGAAGAGGCCGCTGCCGCGGCCGGCTCAATGCAGGACCAGGCAGCGGACCTGACGCGCGCGGTCAGTGCGTTCAAATTGCCGGGGGGAGGAAGTGTGGGGCGGGCTCCGGAACGGATCGCGATCGGCCACGCGCTTGCTACCGTGGGGCAGTAG
- a CDS encoding cation:proton antiporter — protein MDLILILLLAAVLCVPITQRLGLGAIPGYLIAGVLIGPSCLKLVTNVDTMINVSQWGVVMMLFIIGLELSPRRLWAMRSEVFLVGSLQMLVCGLLLGLVFGVALRHLAGMEWQAAVLCGLSLALSSTAVALRLLDERSLTRTPLGRSALGVLLFQDMAAIPMLVAAGLLGSEGTSAPSFKEALIAVAVVALAYRLRLLGWAAKAQLNELFTAAALLMVVGAAQLFDYAGLSAGLGGFLVGVLMAESRYRHDLEKAIDPFKGLLLGLFFLAIGMSVNLKVVADHWTFIIGCVAALLAIKALVLYGFARFMGLPRYHRLLFAMVLAQGGEFSFAIFNEAWDNHLISLEHRDVLSVVVAISMGVVPVLIKLLERVPENRGGMADLPSAADAGSGSDSSDKPPGA, from the coding sequence ATGGACCTGATTCTTATCCTCTTGCTTGCCGCCGTGCTGTGCGTGCCCATTACGCAGCGGCTGGGGTTGGGCGCCATTCCCGGTTACCTGATCGCGGGGGTACTGATCGGACCGTCGTGTCTGAAGCTGGTGACCAATGTCGACACCATGATCAATGTGTCGCAGTGGGGTGTGGTGATGATGCTGTTCATCATCGGGCTGGAGCTGTCGCCCAGGCGGCTATGGGCCATGCGCAGCGAGGTCTTCCTGGTGGGAAGCTTGCAGATGCTGGTTTGCGGGTTGCTGCTGGGGCTGGTGTTTGGCGTGGCGCTCAGGCATCTGGCCGGGATGGAGTGGCAGGCGGCGGTGTTGTGCGGGCTGTCGCTTGCCTTGTCGTCGACGGCGGTGGCGTTGCGGCTGCTGGATGAGCGCAGCTTGACCCGAACGCCGTTGGGCCGCTCGGCCTTGGGCGTGTTGCTGTTTCAGGACATGGCGGCCATTCCGATGCTGGTGGCGGCGGGCTTGCTGGGGTCTGAGGGCACGTCGGCCCCGTCTTTCAAGGAAGCGCTGATCGCCGTGGCGGTGGTGGCGCTGGCCTACCGGCTGCGGCTCTTGGGCTGGGCCGCCAAGGCGCAGTTGAATGAACTTTTTACCGCGGCGGCCTTGCTGATGGTGGTGGGCGCCGCGCAACTGTTCGACTATGCGGGCCTGTCGGCGGGCCTGGGCGGATTTCTGGTCGGGGTGTTGATGGCTGAATCCCGCTATCGGCACGACCTGGAAAAAGCCATCGACCCGTTCAAAGGGCTATTGCTGGGCCTGTTCTTCCTGGCGATCGGCATGTCTGTCAACCTGAAGGTGGTGGCCGACCACTGGACGTTCATCATCGGCTGCGTTGCCGCCTTGCTGGCGATCAAGGCGCTGGTCCTGTATGGATTTGCGCGCTTCATGGGCCTGCCGCGCTACCACCGGCTGCTGTTCGCCATGGTGCTGGCGCAGGGCGGGGAATTCAGTTTCGCCATCTTCAATGAGGCCTGGGACAATCACTTGATCAGCCTGGAGCATCGCGACGTGCTGTCCGTGGTGGTCGCCATATCAATGGGCGTGGTGCCGGTGTTGATCAAGCTGTTGGAGCGCGTGCCGGAGAACCGTGGCGGCATGGCGGATCTGCCTTCGGCTGCCGATGCGGGGTCTGGCTCGGACTCGTCCGACAAACCACCAGGCGCTTGA
- a CDS encoding 3-hydroxybutyrate dehydrogenase produces MLKGKVALVTGSTSGIGLGIATAFAQQGADIVLNGFGDAAAIEKERAGLAEKYGVKVIYDGADLSKGDAVRGLVENAVRQMGRIDILVNNAGIQHTALIEDFPVEKWDAILALNLSAVFHGTAAALPHMKKQGFGRIINIASAHGLVASANKSAYVAAKHGVVGFTKVTALETAGQGITANAICPGWVRTPLVEKQITAMAEKNGVDQETAARELLSEKQPSLQFVTPEQLGGTAVFLASDAAAQITGTSVSVDGGWTAR; encoded by the coding sequence ATGCTCAAAGGAAAAGTTGCCCTTGTCACCGGTTCCACCAGCGGTATCGGCCTGGGGATCGCCACCGCCTTCGCCCAGCAAGGCGCCGATATCGTCCTGAATGGTTTTGGCGACGCCGCCGCGATCGAGAAAGAGCGCGCGGGCCTGGCCGAGAAGTATGGCGTGAAGGTGATCTACGACGGTGCCGACCTGTCCAAGGGCGATGCGGTGCGTGGGCTGGTGGAAAACGCGGTGCGTCAGATGGGCCGCATCGACATCCTGGTCAACAACGCCGGTATCCAGCACACCGCGCTGATCGAAGACTTTCCGGTTGAAAAGTGGGACGCCATTTTGGCGCTGAACCTGTCGGCGGTGTTTCATGGCACGGCGGCCGCCCTGCCGCACATGAAGAAGCAGGGCTTTGGCCGCATCATCAATATTGCGTCGGCGCACGGACTGGTGGCGTCGGCCAACAAGTCGGCCTATGTGGCCGCCAAGCATGGCGTGGTGGGCTTCACCAAGGTCACGGCGCTGGAAACGGCCGGGCAGGGCATCACCGCCAACGCCATCTGCCCGGGCTGGGTTCGTACCCCGCTGGTGGAAAAGCAGATCACCGCCATGGCTGAAAAGAACGGCGTTGACCAGGAAACCGCCGCGCGCGAACTGCTCAGCGAAAAGCAGCCGTCGCTGCAATTCGTGACCCCGGAACAACTTGGCGGCACGGCCGTGTTCCTGGCATCCGACGCCGCGGCGCAAATTACCGGCACGTCGGTCTCGGTCGATGGCGGCTGGACGGCGCGTTAA